One genomic region from Simkaniaceae bacterium encodes:
- a CDS encoding helix-turn-helix domain-containing protein yields MVCYNDNMKIVNRSYRYRFYPTDEQKIQ; encoded by the coding sequence ATGGTGTGTTACAACGATAATATGAAAATTGTAAATAGATCATATCGATACAGATTCTATCCTACCGACGAGCAGAAAATACAG
- a CDS encoding LysR family transcriptional regulator substrate-binding protein — MSPRLKAGGFTPSAINKLTIKAPKIQLKFRFGHTALIKKWLGERSIDFGIALDNEDLSAFETTLLYRGRFNLYYNANQPVSELITKAIFTEPRPEVHTLKKNYRQKYGIELNASMEVSSWETIASLVCSSSSVGFFPDYLLFHPSRTNHLLPCNLNLPEIPYSIFIVISKDIPQSPSSLLLLNMMKQAF, encoded by the coding sequence ATATCCCCACGCCTAAAGGCGGGGGGTTTTACGCCGTCAGCGATAAATAAATTAACGATAAAAGCGCCCAAAATTCAGTTGAAATTTCGATTTGGTCACACAGCTCTCATAAAAAAATGGCTAGGAGAAAGATCTATTGACTTTGGAATTGCCCTAGATAATGAAGACTTGTCGGCTTTTGAAACAACTTTACTTTATCGGGGAAGATTTAATTTATACTATAATGCAAATCAACCGGTCTCTGAATTGATTACCAAAGCAATCTTTACGGAACCTAGACCTGAGGTACACACTCTCAAAAAAAACTACCGGCAGAAATATGGCATCGAGTTAAATGCTTCGATGGAAGTGTCTAGCTGGGAGACAATCGCCTCTCTAGTCTGTAGTAGTTCATCTGTTGGTTTTTTCCCGGACTATTTATTATTTCATCCGAGCAGAACAAACCATCTTTTACCATGTAATCTAAATCTACCTGAGATACCCTATTCTATCTTTATTGTTATAAGTAAGGATATTCCTCAATCCCCCAGCTCCCTTCTATTGTTAAATATGATGAAACAAGCGTTTTAA
- a CDS encoding GNAT family N-acetyltransferase has translation MPIIELYDAGNLSDLNELLTRERSLIRHYVAGLIREGAESYVANVKTKVIFLRVDDYLLPLTINESEYENSYVASAYAVIPYAEEEMERHGKPWLKWWLKPLFFLLKRWLKWAKINRMVIVNNALFSTNLYESLTAEQIGAITVFLRERFPAYTITFRSLNERINPFLTNELKKQRYRVITSRSVYFFDPEQFSRMPSKNRWIYKRDLALLEQEGIEVIPHEAFEPTDIPRIKELYDALYLEKYSLFNPQFTARFFEEALAHRTLTFTGIRYKERLVAVIAFFTCQDVMTTPIVGYDLTLPPALGLYRMVTALVIGHALKTGLLFHMSSGVGHFKRQRGAFQVIESTAVDIDHLSLFRRLPWLAFAALFNTLGRSILIRDKL, from the coding sequence ATGCCGATTATTGAACTCTATGATGCCGGCAACCTCTCCGATCTCAATGAGCTCTTGACAAGGGAGCGGTCGCTCATCCGCCACTATGTAGCCGGGTTAATCCGCGAGGGAGCGGAGAGTTATGTGGCGAATGTAAAAACAAAGGTTATTTTTTTAAGGGTGGATGACTATCTTCTCCCGCTGACGATCAACGAGAGTGAGTATGAGAACTCGTATGTGGCATCAGCCTATGCGGTCATTCCATATGCAGAGGAAGAAATGGAGCGCCACGGCAAGCCATGGCTGAAGTGGTGGTTAAAACCTCTCTTTTTTCTTCTCAAACGGTGGCTCAAGTGGGCGAAGATCAACCGGATGGTGATCGTCAACAACGCCCTCTTCTCCACAAACCTTTACGAGTCTCTAACGGCCGAGCAAATCGGTGCTATAACAGTGTTTTTAAGAGAGCGATTCCCGGCCTACACGATCACCTTTCGTTCGCTCAATGAACGGATTAATCCCTTTTTGACAAACGAGCTAAAAAAGCAGCGGTATCGGGTGATTACGAGCCGCAGCGTCTACTTTTTCGACCCCGAGCAGTTCAGCCGCATGCCAAGTAAAAACCGTTGGATTTACAAGCGAGATCTCGCCCTGCTAGAGCAAGAGGGGATCGAGGTCATTCCCCATGAGGCATTTGAGCCCACCGATATTCCGCGCATCAAAGAACTCTACGATGCCCTTTACCTGGAGAAGTACTCCCTGTTCAATCCCCAGTTCACGGCCCGGTTTTTTGAAGAGGCGCTAGCCCATCGGACGCTCACCTTTACCGGGATCAGATATAAAGAGCGACTTGTCGCTGTGATCGCCTTTTTCACCTGCCAAGATGTGATGACAACGCCGATTGTCGGCTACGACTTGACGCTTCCTCCGGCTCTTGGTCTCTATCGCATGGTGACGGCGCTTGTAATCGGGCATGCCCTTAAGACGGGCCTACTCTTCCATATGAGCTCAGGGGTAGGGCATTTTAAGCGGCAGCGGGGGGCTTTCCAGGTGATCGAATCGACAGCCGTTGATATCGATCACCTCAGTCTATTTCGCCGCCTTCCTTGGCTCGCCTTCGCGGCCCTGTTCAATACGTTGGGCCGGAGCATACTCATACGGGATAAACTGTGA